In Poecilia reticulata strain Guanapo linkage group LG17, Guppy_female_1.0+MT, whole genome shotgun sequence, the following proteins share a genomic window:
- the LOC103479630 gene encoding uncharacterized protein LOC103479630: protein MPLMKLSFTPGLLLLALSCSTWVVSRSLPLMPSGQTTDSCVFYARMLLENITNLLAPDDPTRMFSGMNCTRHNMELNLETNTSTVCLPQGSVCSGETTSAFDRKSCLTNIEKDLSYYYQVLSNQPDSDGTLGSSVLLPLRELMENCFISSLPTDLTSKEGSEDHSSTNGFNQRQRLCKIMKGFHVRTITINRAIGYMNLGEHTT from the exons ATGCCACTCATGAAGCTCT CCTTCACTCCTGGGCTGTTGCTCCTGGCACTCAGCTGCTCTACATGGGTGGTCAGCCGGTCACTGCCACTGATGCCCAGCGGTCAGACGACCGACTCCTGTGTCTTTTATGCAAGGATGCTTCtggaaaacatcacaaatcTTCTGGCACCGGACGATCCG ACGAGGATGTTCAGTGGGATGAACTGCACCAGGCACAACATGGAGCTGAACTTGGAGACCAACACGTCTACTGTGTGTTTGCCACAG GGTTCAGTGTGCTCTGGGGAAACTACATCAGCGTTTGATCGG AAGTCATGTTTGACAAACATCGAGAAGGACCTGAGCTACTACTACCAGGTTCTCTCCAATCAGCCGGATTCTGACGGTACTCTTGGTTCTTCTGTTCTCCTCCCCCTCAGAGAGCTCATGGAG AATTGCTTCATCTCATCTCTACCAACAGACTTGACCTCAAAGGAG GGTTCTGAGGACCATTCGAGCACCAACGGCTTCAATCAACGGCAGCGTCTCTGCAAGATCATGAAAGGCTTCCACGTCCGCACCATCACGATCAACCGAGCCATTGGCTACATGAACCTCGGTGAACACACTACCTGA
- the LOC103479629 gene encoding schwannomin-interacting protein 1-like, producing the protein MVHQEKRVYQAQRNERESIRQKLALGSFYDDEPVIYTSCSKSTPSSRLQSGVNLQVCFVNDSSSDKDSDAEDSRTETSLDTPLSPMSKQSSSLSDRDTAEEDSDPLDDCSGFWRVQRRLQEEARVALALARPMARMQVEVERQIQLHRRSPVADLLPHLPHISEGLVKWNLKHGDXRDMSLGQLQVITNDLHSQIQNLNEELVQLLLMRDELHVEQDAMLVDIEDLTRHAHSHQRHQTEKAVSK; encoded by the exons ATGGTGCATCAGGAGAAACGCGTTTACCAG gcTCAGAGGAATGAGAGAGAGTCAATCAGGCAGAAACTTGCCCTCGGCAGTTTCTATGACGACGAGCCTGTCATCTATACCAGCTGCAGCAAGAGCACCCCGTCCTCTCG GCTGCAGAGCGGGGTGAATCTGCAGGTTTGCTTCGTCAACGACAGCAGCAGCGACAAAGACAGCGATGCTGAGGACAGTAGGACCGAGACCAGCTTGGACACACCGCTGTCACCGATG AGCAAGCAGAGTTCGTCGCTGTCGGACCGGGACACGGCGGAAGAGGACTCGGATCCGTTGGACGACTGCAGCGGCTTCTGGCGGGTGCAGAGAAGGCTGCAGGAGGAGGCACGGGTGGCGCTGGCACTGGCTCGACCCATGGCTCGCATGCAGGTGGAGGTGGAGAGGCAAATCCAGCTGCATAGACGTTCGCCTGTTGCCGACCTG CTCCCTCATCTGCCCCACATCAGTGAGGGGCTGGTGAAGTGGAACTTGAAGCACGGGGACATRCGGGACATGAGTCTGGGACAGCTCCAAGTCATAACAAACGACTTGCACTCACAGATTCAGA ATCTAAACGAGGAGCTGGTGCAGTTGTTACTAATGAGGGACGAGCTGCATGTGGAACAAGATGCTATGCTGGTGGACATAGAGGACCTAACCAG GCATGCGCACAGCCATCAGAGGCACCAGACAGAGAAAGCGGTCTCTAAATAA